A region of Streptomyces sp. NBC_00654 DNA encodes the following proteins:
- the rplM gene encoding 50S ribosomal protein L13, giving the protein MRTYSPKPGDVTRQWHIIDAQDIVLGRLATTAANLLRGKHKAIYAPHMDMGDFVIIINAEKVHLSGNKKTQKMAYRHSGFPGGLRSVRYDELLSKNPEKAVEKAIKGMIPKNTLGRQMLSKLKVYAGDQHPHAAQQPVPFEITQVAQ; this is encoded by the coding sequence GTGCGTACGTACAGCCCCAAGCCCGGAGATGTGACGCGCCAGTGGCACATCATCGACGCTCAGGACATCGTCCTGGGCCGTCTGGCCACCACGGCTGCGAACCTCCTCCGAGGCAAGCACAAGGCGATCTACGCCCCCCACATGGACATGGGCGACTTCGTCATCATCATCAACGCCGAGAAGGTCCACCTCTCCGGCAACAAGAAGACCCAGAAGATGGCGTACCGCCACTCGGGCTTCCCGGGCGGTCTCCGTTCGGTGCGCTACGACGAGCTGCTCTCGAAGAACCCCGAGAAGGCTGTCGAGAAGGCCATCAAGGGCATGATCCCCAAGAACACCCTGGGCCGTCAGATGCTCTCGAAGCTCAAGGTCTACGCGGGCGACCAGCACCCGCACGCTGCTCAGCAGCC
- a CDS encoding ABC-F family ATP-binding cassette domain-containing protein, whose product MLCMGHLEAGHLEYYLPDGRVLLGDASFRVADGAVVALVGANGAGKTTLLRLLAGELQPHGGTVSVSGGLGVMAQFVGSVRDERTVRDLLVSVAQPRIREAAKAVDVAEELILTVDDEAAQMTYAQALSDWAEARGYEAETVWDMCTMAALGVPYEKAQWREVRTLSGGEQKRLVLEALLRGPDEVLLLDEPDNYLDVPGKRWLEGKLKETRKTVLFVSHDRELLSRAAEKIVSVEPSPAGSDVWVHGAGFDTYHQARKDRFARFEELLRRWEEEHARLKALVHRLRQQAAISPDMASRYRAMQTRFKKFEDAGPPPEPPREQDIKMRLRGGRTGVRAVTCKGLELTGLMKPFDLEIFYGERVAVLGSNGSGKSHFLRLLAGEPVAHSGEWKLGARVVPGHFAQTHAHPELLGKTLVEILWTEHAKDRGGAMSVLRRYELERQGDQPFEKLSGGQQARFQILLLELAGTTALLLDEPTDNLDLESAEALQDGLEAYDGTVMAVTHDRWFAKSFDRYLVFGSDGVVRETTEPVWDERRVERAR is encoded by the coding sequence ATGCTGTGTATGGGACATCTTGAAGCAGGCCACCTGGAGTACTACCTACCGGACGGGCGGGTGCTGCTCGGCGACGCTTCGTTCCGGGTGGCGGACGGGGCCGTCGTCGCCCTTGTCGGGGCCAACGGCGCGGGCAAGACGACCCTGCTGCGCCTGCTCGCGGGAGAGCTCCAGCCGCACGGCGGCACGGTCTCGGTGAGCGGCGGGCTCGGGGTGATGGCGCAGTTCGTGGGCTCCGTACGGGACGAGCGGACCGTGCGCGACCTGCTGGTGTCCGTGGCCCAGCCCCGTATCCGGGAAGCGGCGAAGGCCGTGGACGTGGCCGAGGAGCTGATCCTCACGGTCGACGACGAGGCCGCGCAGATGACGTACGCGCAGGCCCTGAGCGACTGGGCGGAGGCCCGGGGGTACGAGGCCGAGACGGTCTGGGACATGTGCACGATGGCCGCGCTCGGTGTCCCGTACGAGAAGGCGCAGTGGCGGGAGGTGCGGACGCTCAGCGGCGGTGAGCAGAAGCGGCTCGTGCTGGAGGCGCTGCTCCGGGGGCCGGACGAGGTGCTGCTGCTGGACGAGCCGGACAACTATCTGGACGTTCCCGGGAAGCGGTGGCTGGAGGGGAAGCTGAAGGAGACCCGTAAGACGGTGCTCTTCGTCTCCCACGACCGGGAGCTGCTGTCCCGGGCCGCCGAGAAGATCGTCAGCGTGGAGCCGAGCCCGGCGGGCAGCGATGTGTGGGTGCACGGCGCGGGCTTCGACACGTACCACCAGGCGCGCAAGGACCGGTTCGCCCGGTTCGAGGAGCTGCTGCGGCGCTGGGAGGAGGAGCACGCCCGGCTGAAGGCGCTCGTCCACCGGCTGCGGCAGCAGGCGGCGATCAGCCCCGACATGGCCTCGCGCTACCGGGCGATGCAGACCCGGTTCAAGAAGTTCGAGGACGCCGGGCCGCCGCCGGAGCCGCCGCGCGAGCAGGACATCAAGATGCGGCTGCGCGGCGGGCGCACCGGGGTGCGGGCCGTGACCTGCAAGGGGCTGGAGCTGACCGGTCTCATGAAGCCGTTCGACCTGGAGATCTTCTACGGGGAGCGGGTCGCCGTCCTCGGATCCAACGGGTCGGGGAAGTCGCACTTCCTGCGGCTGCTGGCCGGGGAGCCGGTGGCGCACTCGGGGGAGTGGAAGCTGGGGGCACGGGTCGTGCCGGGGCACTTCGCGCAGACGCACGCCCATCCGGAGCTCCTGGGCAAGACGCTCGTCGAGATCCTGTGGACGGAGCACGCCAAGGACCGGGGCGGGGCGATGTCGGTGCTGCGGCGGTACGAGCTGGAGCGGCAGGGGGACCAGCCCTTCGAGAAGCTGTCCGGCGGGCAGCAGGCGCGGTTCCAGATCCTGCTCCTGGAGCTGGCGGGTACGACGGCGCTGCTGCTGGACGAGCCGACGGACAACCTGGACCTGGAGTCGGCGGAGGCGCTGCAGGACGGCCTGGAGGCGTACGACGGCACTGTGATGGCCGTCACGCACGACCGGTGGTTCGCGAAGTCCTTCGACCGGTATCTGGTGTTCGGTTCGGACGGGGTGGTCCGGGAGACGACCGAGCCGGTGTGGGACGAGCGGAGGGTGGAGCGGGCGCGGTAG
- the truA gene encoding tRNA pseudouridine(38-40) synthase TruA has translation MSDEAEPGFVRVRLDLSYDGKDFSGWAKQTSRRTVQGEIEDALRTVTRSSRTYDLTVAGRTDAGVHARGQVAHVDLPAGVWAEHEEKLLRRMAGRLPLDVRIWRAAVAPAGFNARFSAMWRRYAYRVGDRPGGVDPLTRGHVLWHDRPLDMDAMNEAAALMVGEHDFAAYCKKREGATTIRTLQKLSWVRDEASGVLTATVQADAFCHNMVRALIGAALFVGDGRRPAGWPAEVLAAKVRDPAVHVVRPHGLTLEEVAYPADELLAARALEARNVRTLPGAGCC, from the coding sequence GTGAGTGACGAGGCGGAGCCCGGATTCGTACGGGTGCGGCTGGACCTTTCGTACGACGGGAAGGACTTCTCCGGCTGGGCGAAGCAGACCAGCAGGCGGACCGTGCAGGGGGAGATCGAGGACGCGCTGCGGACCGTGACGCGGTCCTCGCGCACCTACGACCTGACGGTGGCCGGGCGCACCGATGCCGGGGTGCACGCGCGGGGGCAGGTGGCGCATGTCGACCTGCCGGCCGGGGTGTGGGCCGAGCACGAGGAGAAGCTGCTGCGGCGGATGGCCGGGCGGCTGCCGCTGGATGTGCGGATCTGGCGGGCGGCGGTGGCGCCGGCCGGGTTCAACGCGCGGTTCTCCGCGATGTGGCGGCGCTACGCCTACCGGGTGGGGGACCGCCCCGGCGGCGTCGACCCGCTGACCCGCGGTCATGTGCTGTGGCACGACCGGCCGTTGGACATGGACGCGATGAACGAGGCCGCCGCCCTCATGGTCGGGGAGCACGACTTCGCGGCGTACTGCAAGAAGCGCGAGGGCGCGACCACCATCCGTACGCTCCAGAAGCTGAGCTGGGTACGGGACGAGGCGTCGGGGGTGCTCACGGCGACCGTGCAGGCCGACGCCTTCTGCCACAACATGGTGCGGGCGCTGATCGGCGCGGCGCTGTTCGTGGGCGACGGGCGCCGGCCGGCCGGGTGGCCCGCCGAGGTGCTGGCGGCGAAGGTGCGGGACCCCGCGGTGCACGTGGTGCGGCCGCACGGGCTGACCCTGGAGGAAGTGGCGTACCCGGCCGATGAGTTGCTGGCCGCGCGGGCTCTGGAGGCGCGGAATGTCAGGACGCTGCCGGGGGCGGGCTGCTGCTGA